The proteins below are encoded in one region of Cololabis saira isolate AMF1-May2022 chromosome 21, fColSai1.1, whole genome shotgun sequence:
- the hs3st3b1a gene encoding heparan sulfate glucosamine 3-O-sulfotransferase 3B1a — protein sequence MEYSPLLHSLHVVPSSHVRNKLFVLCIMLSLWVYMIYCCVGYCSTVPNLTYGTVSKRQNDAQVDNQGSPLGVSRDLLNNENELDSRGDEWEEIRGEAKALDDNAMSGFLNETESKKLPQAIIIGVKKGGTRALLEFLRLHPDIRAVGAEPHFFDRNYDKGLEWYRELMPKSSESQLTMEKTPSYYVTREVPARIYTMSKETKLIVVVRDPVTRAISDYTQTRSKKPDIPSFESLTFKNMSAGLIDTTWSAVQIGMYAKHLERWLQFFPLEQLLFVSGERLIIDPAGEMARVQDFLGLRRVVTEKYFHFNPTKGFPCLKRPEGNSKPHCLGKTKGRIHPNIDPEVVQRLRDFYKPFNRKFYKMTGQNFDWD from the exons ATGGAATATAGTCCGCTTTTGCACAGTTTACATGTTGTGCCATCATCCCACGTAAGGAACAAACTCTTTGTACTGTGCATAATGTTGTCCCTTTGGGTCTATATGATATATTGCTGCGTCGGCTACTGCTCAACGGTGCCAAACCTGACGTACGGCACGGTGAGCAAACGCCAAAACGATGCGCAAGTTGACAATCAAGGGTCGCCTTTGGGGGTGTCCAGGGACTTGCTGAATAATGAAAATGAGTTGGACAGCAGAGGAGACGAGTGGGAAGAAATTAGAGGCGAAGCGAAGGCGCTGGATGATAATGCCATGTCGGGTTTCCTCAATGAGACGGAGAGTAAAAAGTTGCCCCAGGCGATCATCATCGGGGTGAAGAAGGGAGGGACGCGGGCGCTGCTGGAGTTCCTGCGCCTGCATCCAGACATCCGCGCGGTGGGAGCGGAGCCGCACTTCTTCGACCGCAACTATGATAAGGGACTGGAGTGGTACAG GGAATTGATGCCAAAGTCATCAGAAAGCCAGCTGACCATGGAGAAGACCCCCAGCTACTACGTCACAAGAGAGGTCCCCGCGCGGATCTACACCATGTCCAAAGAGACCAAGCTGATAGTAGTCGTCCGAGATCCCGTCACGCGAGCCATCTCCGACTACACCCAGACCCGCTCCAAGAAGCCGGACATCCCTTCCTTTGAGAGCTTGACTTTTAAGAATATGTCAGCGGGTCTGATTGACACCACATGGAGCGCCGTTCAGATCGGCATGTATGCCAAGCACCTTGAGCGCTGGCTCCAGTTCTTCCCCTTGGAGCAGCTGCTGTTTGTTAGCGGAGAGCGTCTCATTATCGACCCTGCAGGTGAGATGGCTCGTGTGCAGGACTTTCTGGGACTCAGAAGGGTGGTCACTGAGAAGTACTTCCACTTCAACCCCACAAAAGGCTTCCCTTGCCTTAAGAGACCTGAGGGAAACAGCAAGCCACATTGTTTGGGCAAAACCAAGGGCAGGATCCATCCCAACATTGACCCAGAGGTGGTGCAGCGGTTAAGGGACTTTTATAAACCCTTTAATAGAAAGTTTTACAAAATGACTGGTCAAAACTTTGACTGGGACTAA